The Gaiella occulta genome has a window encoding:
- a CDS encoding GAF domain-containing protein produces the protein MIDRRIVDVLQSAVVQLLRAPGQTEMLGALLDCVARLVPYDSATVMLVDDDGVFRIHAARGYERFTDERSVRAIAIDQARNPLLRTIVTERAGLLVPDAHADPRWERVRGAEHVLSWIGVPLVIEGRVIGVYSVDKAEARFFTEEHLRLVEHLAPYAAVAIEEARVIERLEGEIAERRKAERRALGHGLVLQQIARREPLAHILASLTLLVEEEARGALCSILLADGEGRLRHGAAPSLPRSYVEAIDGIPIGPGAGSCGAAAFRGEPVVVEDISVDPRWDDYREAGLAAGLAACWSTPIADSEGRVVGTFAVYHTRPALPDDEQLSLIETATQLAGIAIEQDATQRALRESESRLSQILDALPVGVLVIDPAGAPTFVNAAGVEMLGPVTAPGAAVEQSLPLLDVRRAGSGEPYPAHELPLARALAGEKSRADDLELEGPDGIVPLEMLAAPVYDASGRIAFACAAFSDIRERLEVEQRLAQSQKLDALGQLAGGIAHDFNNILTAVGGYAALVLSTYAPGDPRAADVGEIVRASERAAALTQQLLTFSRRQVIRPAPIDVAQAVTELENMLRRLIGGDIELRIRTDSGPALVCADASQLSQVIVNLVLNARDAMPGGGVLTIDVSGAALGEPQAGTETGAAAGNRGEPAPRRYVSLAVSDTGVGMDAETMQHLFEPFFTTKPAGSGTGLGLATVHGIVKQGGGCVAVRSEPGEGATFTVYLPALADAGAAADIPTAGGA, from the coding sequence ATGATCGACCGGCGCATCGTCGACGTCCTGCAGTCCGCGGTCGTGCAGCTCCTGCGGGCGCCCGGCCAGACGGAGATGCTCGGCGCCCTGCTCGACTGCGTCGCCCGCCTGGTGCCGTACGACTCGGCGACGGTCATGCTCGTGGACGACGACGGCGTGTTCAGGATTCACGCCGCGCGCGGCTACGAGCGCTTCACGGACGAGCGATCCGTCCGTGCCATCGCCATCGACCAGGCGCGCAACCCGCTTCTGCGCACGATCGTGACGGAGCGGGCGGGCCTGCTCGTGCCGGATGCGCACGCCGACCCGCGGTGGGAGAGAGTGCGCGGCGCCGAGCACGTGCTGAGCTGGATCGGCGTGCCGCTCGTCATCGAGGGCCGCGTGATCGGCGTCTACTCGGTGGACAAGGCGGAGGCCCGCTTCTTCACGGAGGAGCATCTGAGGCTCGTCGAGCACCTCGCTCCCTACGCGGCCGTGGCGATCGAAGAGGCACGGGTGATCGAGCGCCTCGAAGGGGAGATCGCCGAGCGCCGCAAGGCGGAGCGTCGCGCCCTGGGCCACGGCCTCGTTCTGCAGCAGATCGCCCGGCGCGAGCCGCTCGCGCACATCCTCGCCTCCCTCACCCTGCTCGTCGAGGAGGAGGCGCGCGGCGCCCTCTGCTCCATCCTGCTCGCCGACGGCGAGGGGCGCCTGCGGCACGGCGCTGCTCCCAGCCTGCCGCGGAGCTACGTGGAGGCGATCGACGGCATCCCCATCGGGCCGGGCGCCGGCTCCTGCGGAGCGGCCGCGTTCCGCGGCGAGCCGGTCGTCGTCGAGGACATCTCCGTCGACCCGCGCTGGGACGACTACCGCGAGGCCGGGCTGGCGGCCGGTCTCGCCGCCTGCTGGTCGACGCCGATCGCCGACTCGGAGGGGAGGGTGGTCGGCACCTTCGCCGTCTACCACACGCGACCCGCCCTACCGGACGACGAGCAGCTGTCGCTGATCGAGACGGCGACGCAACTCGCCGGGATCGCGATCGAGCAGGATGCGACGCAGCGAGCGCTGCGCGAGAGCGAGAGCAGGCTCTCGCAGATCCTCGATGCGCTGCCGGTCGGCGTGCTGGTGATCGATCCCGCCGGTGCGCCGACGTTCGTCAACGCCGCCGGCGTCGAGATGCTCGGGCCGGTGACCGCGCCGGGCGCGGCGGTCGAGCAGTCCCTCCCTCTCCTCGATGTCCGCCGCGCCGGATCGGGCGAGCCGTACCCGGCGCACGAGCTCCCTCTCGCCCGCGCGCTCGCGGGTGAGAAGTCGCGCGCCGACGATCTCGAGCTCGAGGGGCCGGACGGCATCGTGCCGCTCGAGATGCTGGCGGCCCCGGTCTACGATGCCTCCGGCCGTATCGCGTTCGCCTGCGCCGCGTTCAGCGACATCCGCGAGCGGCTCGAGGTGGAGCAGCGGCTGGCGCAGTCGCAGAAGCTCGACGCCCTGGGCCAGCTCGCCGGCGGCATCGCGCACGACTTCAACAACATCCTCACCGCCGTCGGCGGCTATGCCGCGCTCGTGCTCTCCACCTACGCGCCGGGCGATCCCCGTGCCGCCGACGTGGGCGAGATCGTGCGCGCCTCCGAGCGGGCCGCGGCGCTCACGCAACAGCTGCTCACCTTCAGCCGCAGGCAGGTGATCCGGCCTGCCCCGATCGACGTCGCGCAGGCCGTCACCGAGCTCGAGAACATGCTGCGCCGGCTGATCGGAGGGGACATCGAGCTGCGCATCCGCACGGACTCCGGCCCCGCCCTCGTCTGCGCCGACGCCAGCCAGCTCTCGCAGGTGATCGTCAACCTCGTCCTCAACGCGCGCGACGCCATGCCCGGCGGGGGCGTGCTGACGATCGACGTCTCGGGCGCCGCTCTCGGCGAGCCCCAAGCCGGGACCGAGACCGGCGCGGCGGCCGGGAACAGGGGCGAGCCCGCGCCGCGGCGGTACGTGTCGCTCGCCGTCTCGGACACCGGCGTCGGCATGGACGCGGAGACGATGCAGCACCTGTTCGAGCCGTTCTTCACGACGAAGCCGGCCGGGTCGGGCACGGGGCTCGGGCTGGCGACGGTGCACGGCATCGTCAAACAGGGAGGCGGGTGCGTCGCCGTCCGCAGCGAGCCGGGCGAGGGCGCCACGTTCACCGTCTACCTGCCGGCGCTCGCCGACGCCGGCGCCGCGGCCG
- a CDS encoding 4-(cytidine 5'-diphospho)-2-C-methyl-D-erythritol kinase: MRRAPAPAKINLSLVVGPLRDDGKHEVATVLQRVDLGDCVSLSAAPVLDVVGFDGDTIVRAALAALARRAGVEPRWLARIAKAIPVAAGLGGGSSDAATALRLANDMLPEPLAVDDLAAVAAEIGADVPFFLRPGPQLGTADGTVLAPLDLPQDYWVVLVLPDGAVKASTADVYRRFDERDGMRGFEERRAALVDALAAARRARDLATLPGNDLASSPLAGALLEHGAFRADVSGAGPSVYGLFLEQRRAEAAARTLRTVGRTWVTAPFRDG, encoded by the coding sequence ATGAGACGGGCGCCTGCTCCGGCCAAGATCAACCTCTCGCTCGTCGTCGGGCCCCTCCGCGACGACGGCAAGCACGAGGTCGCGACCGTGCTCCAGCGCGTCGACCTCGGAGACTGCGTTTCGCTCTCCGCCGCGCCCGTCCTCGACGTCGTCGGCTTCGACGGCGACACGATCGTGCGCGCGGCGCTCGCGGCGCTCGCACGCAGGGCGGGCGTCGAGCCGCGCTGGCTCGCGCGCATCGCGAAAGCGATCCCCGTCGCCGCAGGCCTCGGCGGCGGCAGCTCCGACGCCGCCACCGCGCTGCGACTCGCGAACGACATGCTGCCCGAGCCGCTGGCCGTCGACGATCTCGCCGCCGTGGCCGCCGAGATCGGAGCCGATGTCCCGTTCTTCCTGCGCCCAGGGCCCCAGCTCGGCACAGCGGACGGCACCGTGCTCGCGCCGCTCGACCTGCCGCAGGACTACTGGGTCGTGCTCGTCCTCCCCGACGGTGCCGTCAAGGCATCGACCGCCGACGTCTACCGGCGCTTCGACGAGCGCGACGGGATGCGCGGCTTCGAGGAGCGGCGCGCCGCGCTCGTCGACGCGCTCGCCGCCGCGCGGCGCGCACGCGACCTCGCCACGTTGCCCGGCAACGACCTCGCCTCCTCGCCGCTCGCGGGCGCCCTGCTCGAGCATGGCGCCTTCCGCGCCGACGTGAGCGGCGCCGGCCCGAGCGTCTACGGCCTCTTCCTCGAGCAGCGCCGGGCGGAGGCGGCCGCGCGCACGCTGAGAACAGTAGGCAGAACCTGGGTGACCGCCCCCTTCCGGGACGGCTGA
- the rsmA gene encoding 16S rRNA (adenine(1518)-N(6)/adenine(1519)-N(6))-dimethyltransferase RsmA — translation MSRIAARKSLGQHFLADDNILGVIERLAELDAADVVLEVGPGLGALTRRLADRVAHVHAVELDRSLEPHLAGLAARPNVSLVWGDALRLDLAALSPAAGKLVANLPYNVATPIVAESLGGLPSLELWCVMVQREVADRFFALPSTKAYGAVSVLVQLAARRTGFHPVSRSVFRPQPNVDSALVAFRRVGLPERFDDVRRVVEGAFGHRRKTLANALSLSGVATRERAVQALEAIGHDPAVRAEALQPAEFVALELALR, via the coding sequence GTGAGCCGCATCGCCGCCAGGAAATCGCTCGGCCAGCACTTCCTCGCCGACGACAACATCCTCGGCGTCATCGAGCGGCTCGCCGAGCTCGATGCGGCCGACGTCGTGCTCGAGGTCGGGCCGGGCCTCGGTGCGCTCACGCGGCGGCTCGCGGACCGCGTCGCGCACGTCCACGCGGTCGAGCTCGACCGCTCGCTCGAACCGCACCTGGCAGGGCTCGCGGCGCGGCCGAACGTGAGCCTCGTGTGGGGCGACGCGTTGCGCCTCGACCTCGCCGCGCTCAGCCCGGCAGCCGGCAAGCTCGTCGCGAACCTCCCCTACAACGTCGCGACGCCGATCGTGGCCGAGAGCCTCGGCGGGCTGCCGTCGCTCGAGCTCTGGTGCGTGATGGTGCAGCGCGAGGTCGCCGACCGCTTCTTCGCGCTCCCGTCGACGAAGGCCTACGGCGCCGTGTCGGTGCTCGTGCAGCTCGCCGCGCGACGCACCGGTTTCCACCCGGTCTCCCGGTCCGTGTTCCGGCCGCAGCCGAACGTCGACTCGGCGCTCGTCGCGTTCCGCCGCGTCGGCCTGCCCGAGCGCTTCGACGACGTGCGCCGCGTCGTCGAGGGCGCCTTCGGCCACCGGCGCAAGACGCTCGCGAACGCGCTCTCGCTGAGCGGCGTCGCGACGCGCGAGCGGGCGGTACAGGCACTCGAGGCGATCGGCCACGATCCGGCCGTCCGTGCGGAGGCGCTCCAGCCCGCCGAGTTCGTCGCTCTCGAGCTGGCGCTGCGATGA
- a CDS encoding TatD family hydrolase has translation MIDTHAHLDACEEPAALLVERARAAGVTRIVTVGTGIDSCHAALAIAEANAGVCAALGIDPHQAGAAAGQIGELAALLEHPQAVAVGETGLDYFHDLAPRSSQRRLFERQLELAAAVGKPVVIHTRDADDDTAAMLAGFPGTVVLHCFSAPGLLDTAIDRGYYVSFAGNVTFPRAGELREAATHVPDDRILAETDSPYLAPQPVRGTRNEPAHVVHTLTALAAVRGADAAALGRQIDANATAAFALPAP, from the coding sequence GTGATCGACACGCACGCGCACCTCGACGCCTGCGAGGAGCCTGCGGCGCTCCTCGTCGAGCGCGCGCGCGCGGCCGGCGTCACACGGATCGTGACCGTGGGCACGGGTATCGACTCGTGCCACGCCGCCCTTGCCATCGCCGAGGCGAACGCCGGTGTCTGCGCCGCCTTGGGCATCGACCCGCACCAGGCCGGGGCGGCCGCCGGCCAGATCGGCGAGCTCGCAGCGCTGCTCGAGCACCCACAGGCGGTCGCCGTCGGTGAGACGGGGCTCGACTACTTCCACGATCTCGCGCCACGTTCTTCCCAGCGGCGCCTGTTCGAGCGCCAGCTCGAGCTCGCCGCCGCAGTCGGCAAGCCGGTCGTGATCCACACGCGCGACGCCGACGACGACACCGCGGCCATGCTCGCGGGCTTCCCGGGCACGGTCGTGCTGCACTGCTTCTCGGCGCCCGGGCTTCTCGACACGGCGATCGACCGCGGCTACTACGTGTCGTTCGCCGGCAACGTCACCTTCCCCCGGGCCGGCGAGCTGCGCGAAGCCGCCACGCACGTCCCCGACGACCGCATCCTCGCCGAGACGGACAGCCCCTACCTCGCCCCGCAGCCCGTGCGCGGCACGCGCAACGAGCCGGCGCACGTCGTCCACACCCTGACCGCGCTCGCCGCCGTGCGCGGCGCCGACGCGGCCGCGCTCGGGCGGCAGATCGACGCCAACGCGACCGCGGCCTTCGCCCTGCCCGCCCCGTGA
- the metG gene encoding methionine--tRNA ligase, giving the protein MERYYVTTPIYYVNSTPHIGHAYTTIAADILVRHQRQRGRDTFFLTGVDEHAAKVARVAAEQGLSPQEYADRIAVAWRELPRRINASNDFFIRTSDEEHKRFVQGFLQKLYDNGHVYQDVYAGLYCVGCEAFKTEGELVDGKCAEHDREPEWIEERNWFFRLSSFQEQLLALYERPDFVLPAFRANEARSFVEGGLQDFSISRAGQTWGIPIPWDTDSVAYVWADALVNYLSALTYARPGENLVERFWPAVHHLLAKDILRFHCVYWPAMLLAAGYEPPRQLFVHGYLLLDDRKISKSLGNVVDPLDLIEIYGADPVRFWCARAVSFGQDGAASLEGLHERYERELGNDLGNLLSRTTAMVARYRNGTVRKAPTRDSDIAAALAPLGADVAARLDAFDVTGALERIWEVVRALNRYVEATAPWQLAKDEAQADALDHVLYDLVDGIRAVAVALSAYVPETAERVLEALHQPLELAWAEVAYGRTGDVEGIEAAPPLFPRLDAPAPAA; this is encoded by the coding sequence ATGGAGCGCTACTACGTCACCACGCCGATCTACTACGTCAACTCGACACCCCACATCGGGCACGCGTACACGACGATCGCGGCGGACATCCTGGTGCGTCACCAGCGCCAGCGCGGGCGCGACACGTTCTTCCTCACGGGCGTGGACGAGCATGCGGCGAAGGTCGCGCGGGTGGCAGCCGAGCAGGGGCTCTCTCCGCAGGAGTACGCCGACCGCATCGCGGTCGCATGGCGCGAGCTGCCCCGACGCATCAACGCCTCGAACGACTTCTTCATCCGCACGAGCGACGAGGAACACAAACGGTTCGTGCAGGGATTCCTGCAGAAGCTGTACGACAACGGACACGTCTACCAGGACGTCTACGCGGGCCTCTACTGCGTCGGCTGCGAGGCGTTCAAGACGGAGGGCGAGCTGGTCGACGGCAAGTGCGCAGAGCATGACCGGGAGCCGGAGTGGATCGAGGAGCGCAACTGGTTCTTCCGTCTGTCGTCGTTCCAGGAGCAGTTGCTCGCGCTCTACGAGCGCCCCGACTTCGTCTTGCCTGCTTTTCGCGCGAACGAGGCGCGGAGCTTCGTCGAGGGCGGCCTGCAGGACTTCTCGATCAGCCGGGCCGGCCAGACGTGGGGGATTCCCATCCCGTGGGACACGGATTCGGTCGCGTACGTGTGGGCCGACGCCCTCGTCAACTACCTCAGCGCGCTCACCTACGCGCGCCCGGGCGAGAACCTCGTGGAGCGGTTCTGGCCCGCCGTGCACCACCTGCTCGCCAAGGACATCCTGCGCTTCCACTGTGTCTACTGGCCTGCGATGCTGCTTGCTGCCGGCTACGAGCCGCCGAGGCAGCTGTTCGTGCACGGGTATCTTCTCCTCGACGATCGGAAGATCTCCAAGTCGCTCGGGAACGTCGTCGACCCGCTCGACCTGATCGAGATCTACGGCGCCGACCCGGTGCGCTTCTGGTGCGCGCGGGCGGTCTCGTTCGGCCAGGACGGAGCAGCCTCGCTCGAGGGGCTGCACGAGCGCTACGAGCGGGAGCTCGGCAACGATCTCGGCAACCTCCTCTCACGCACGACGGCGATGGTCGCCCGCTACCGCAACGGCACGGTCAGGAAGGCGCCCACGCGCGACTCCGACATCGCAGCGGCGCTCGCGCCGCTCGGCGCCGACGTCGCCGCCCGGCTCGACGCATTCGACGTTACCGGGGCGCTCGAGCGCATCTGGGAGGTGGTGCGCGCGCTCAACCGCTACGTCGAGGCCACCGCGCCGTGGCAGCTCGCCAAGGACGAGGCGCAGGCCGACGCGCTCGACCACGTGCTCTACGACCTGGTCGACGGCATCCGTGCGGTCGCGGTCGCCCTCTCCGCCTACGTGCCGGAGACGGCGGAGCGGGTGCTCGAGGCGCTCCATCAGCCGCTCGAGCTCGCATGGGCCGAGGTCGCCTACGGCCGCACCGGCGACGTCGAGGGAATCGAGGCGGCACCGCCGCTGTTCCCGCGACTCGACGCGCCGGCGCCTGCCGCGTGA
- the rsmI gene encoding 16S rRNA (cytidine(1402)-2'-O)-methyltransferase, translating into MPLAVCATPIGNLEDVTLRVLAELAAADVVLCEDTRRTRILLGRHGIVARLVSYRQHNEAARVAELLPRLSAGERMALVSDAGLPGINDPGIRIVVAALEAGVRVTVLPGASAVETALVASGLAGEQYRFVGYLPRRAAELAALWSELAGWPHPVVAFESPRRLGASLASLAVVDPGRVVAVCRELTKAFEEVVRGTAAALAERYREAPKGEITLVIGPAPDTGRPDTRDAAAVAELVAAGTPRRVAVDVVARLTGSPRNELYRSSL; encoded by the coding sequence ATGCCGCTCGCGGTCTGCGCCACGCCGATCGGGAATCTCGAGGACGTGACGCTTCGGGTGCTCGCGGAGCTCGCCGCGGCCGACGTCGTCCTGTGTGAGGACACGCGCAGGACGCGCATCCTGCTCGGCCGCCACGGCATCGTCGCGCGGCTCGTCTCCTACCGGCAGCACAACGAGGCCGCCCGTGTGGCGGAGCTGCTGCCCCGCCTGTCCGCCGGAGAGCGGATGGCTCTCGTCTCCGACGCGGGCCTGCCCGGCATCAACGACCCGGGCATCCGGATCGTCGTGGCGGCGCTCGAAGCCGGGGTGCGGGTGACCGTGCTGCCGGGGGCGTCCGCGGTCGAGACGGCGCTCGTCGCGAGCGGGCTCGCGGGCGAGCAGTACCGGTTCGTCGGGTACCTGCCGCGGCGTGCGGCCGAGCTCGCGGCGCTGTGGAGCGAGCTCGCAGGCTGGCCGCACCCCGTGGTGGCCTTCGAGTCGCCGCGGCGACTCGGAGCCTCGCTCGCGAGCCTGGCGGTCGTCGACCCGGGTCGCGTGGTCGCCGTCTGCCGCGAGCTGACGAAGGCGTTCGAAGAGGTCGTGCGCGGCACCGCCGCGGCGCTCGCGGAGCGGTATCGCGAGGCGCCGAAGGGCGAGATCACGCTCGTGATCGGCCCGGCGCCGGACACGGGCAGGCCGGACACCCGGGACGCCGCCGCCGTCGCCGAGCTCGTCGCCGCCGGGACGCCCAGGCGGGTCGCCGTCGACGTCGTCGCGCGACTCACCGGCTCGCCGCGCAACGAGCTCTACCGCTCTTCGTTGTAA
- a CDS encoding ROK family protein has translation MHEDHVIGVDLGGTKILAGLVGRDGSIGRTIEIPTPDGPQQEVLAAIDATVEDLLADGAAAIGYGVPLNIDRRTGIALRATNLPLHDVHFPNRARERYGLPAGVENDANAAALAEWRLGAGRGVSDLVMLTLGTGVGGGLVLDGRLYRGWAELGHIVVVADGEPCQGSCHGRGHLEAVASGLAADRAAAALYGPGAAAPELVRRAHAGEAAAIEALGRIGHLLGVAIGSLVNVFDPDVVVIGGGFGAAAGELVLGPAREAARREAIQPADETLRIVEARLGEDAGLIGAGLVGFEALDGER, from the coding sequence GTGCACGAAGACCACGTCATCGGTGTCGACCTCGGCGGAACGAAGATCCTCGCCGGCCTCGTCGGCCGCGACGGCTCGATCGGCCGCACGATCGAGATCCCGACGCCGGACGGGCCACAGCAGGAGGTGCTCGCCGCGATCGATGCCACCGTCGAGGATCTCCTCGCCGACGGCGCGGCGGCGATCGGCTACGGCGTGCCGCTCAACATCGATCGGCGCACGGGCATCGCGCTGCGCGCGACGAACCTGCCGCTGCACGACGTGCACTTCCCGAACCGGGCGCGCGAGCGCTACGGCCTGCCGGCGGGCGTCGAGAACGACGCCAACGCGGCGGCGCTCGCCGAATGGCGGCTCGGAGCCGGGCGCGGCGTGTCGGATCTCGTCATGCTGACCCTCGGCACCGGCGTCGGCGGCGGGCTCGTGCTCGACGGCCGGCTCTACCGCGGCTGGGCCGAGCTCGGGCACATCGTCGTGGTTGCCGACGGGGAGCCCTGCCAGGGCTCGTGCCACGGGCGCGGCCACCTCGAGGCGGTCGCGTCGGGCCTCGCGGCGGACCGTGCCGCCGCGGCGCTGTACGGGCCGGGCGCCGCGGCGCCGGAGCTCGTACGGCGCGCGCATGCGGGGGAAGCTGCGGCGATCGAGGCGCTCGGCCGCATCGGACATCTCCTCGGCGTCGCGATCGGGTCGCTCGTCAACGTGTTCGATCCGGATGTCGTCGTGATCGGCGGGGGGTTCGGCGCGGCCGCGGGCGAGCTCGTGCTCGGACCCGCGCGGGAGGCGGCGCGGCGCGAGGCGATCCAGCCCGCGGACGAGACGCTCCGCATCGTCGAGGCACGGCTGGGCGAGGACGCAGGGCTGATCGGTGCCGGGCTCGTGGGATTCGAGGCGCTCGACGGGGAGCGCTGA
- a CDS encoding LCP family protein — protein sequence MPEQEKPYRVYRGGRAKGRVPLQRHAPAKRQQEAGAAGSPERGPKERHWGRRITLALAALLLLAGVWLATSYLSFARGIRDANARVPRSVAAELSHRGGLLTATPATILVLGTDGGTQVGRAGANRSDSIMLIRTDPRTHRLAYLSIPRDLRVEIPGYGSAKINSAFQRGGPALTLRTVKALTGLEIDHVAFVDFDRFRELIDAVGGIDVNVSRPIRSNRFDCPYATSQRCASWQGWRFEKGRQHMSGQRALVYARIRENLLDRSETDFDRARRQQQVIQATADRVTSLGTAVKLPFVGGTIVKPLATDLSAGQVLQLGWAYFRADSAGALHCRLGGEPGTADGQSVIFGSEDNVATVAMFTGRSAPLAPPRGLPYAPGCVVGDRPL from the coding sequence ATGCCCGAACAAGAGAAGCCCTACCGCGTCTACCGCGGCGGACGGGCCAAGGGCAGGGTCCCCCTCCAGCGCCACGCGCCTGCGAAGCGGCAGCAGGAAGCCGGGGCGGCCGGCAGCCCCGAGCGCGGGCCGAAGGAGCGGCACTGGGGTCGCAGGATCACCCTCGCCCTCGCCGCGCTGCTCCTCCTCGCCGGCGTCTGGCTCGCGACGAGCTACCTCTCCTTTGCCCGCGGAATCCGCGACGCAAACGCGCGCGTGCCACGGTCGGTCGCCGCCGAGCTGTCGCACCGGGGCGGCCTGTTGACCGCGACGCCGGCCACCATCCTCGTGCTCGGCACCGACGGCGGCACCCAGGTGGGGCGGGCCGGCGCCAACCGCTCGGACTCGATCATGCTGATCCGCACGGATCCGCGCACGCACCGCCTCGCCTATCTGTCGATCCCACGCGACCTCCGCGTCGAGATCCCCGGCTACGGCTCCGCGAAGATCAACTCCGCGTTCCAGCGCGGTGGGCCGGCGCTCACGCTGAGGACCGTGAAGGCCCTCACGGGCCTCGAGATCGACCACGTCGCGTTCGTCGACTTCGACCGCTTCCGCGAGCTCATCGACGCCGTCGGCGGCATCGACGTGAACGTCTCCCGGCCGATCCGGTCGAACCGCTTCGACTGCCCCTATGCGACCTCACAGCGCTGCGCGTCCTGGCAGGGCTGGCGCTTCGAGAAGGGCCGGCAGCACATGAGCGGGCAGCGTGCGCTCGTCTACGCGCGCATCCGCGAGAACCTGCTCGACCGCTCCGAGACCGACTTCGACCGCGCCCGCCGCCAGCAGCAGGTGATCCAGGCGACCGCTGACCGGGTGACCTCCCTCGGCACCGCCGTGAAGCTGCCGTTCGTCGGGGGCACGATCGTGAAGCCGCTCGCCACCGATCTCAGCGCCGGCCAGGTGCTGCAGCTCGGATGGGCGTACTTCCGGGCAGACAGCGCCGGTGCGTTGCACTGCCGCCTCGGCGGCGAGCCGGGCACCGCCGACGGGCAGTCCGTCATCTTCGGCTCCGAGGACAACGTCGCCACGGTGGCGATGTTCACCGGGCGGTCGGCGCCGCTCGCGCCGCCCAGGGGCCTCCCCTACGCCCCCGGCTGCGTGGTCGGCGACCGGCCGCTGTGA
- a CDS encoding FmdB family zinc ribbon protein, with amino-acid sequence MPIYEYRCPNGHTFEIFQRMSDPPAEVCQTCGRGPVEKILFPVAVHYKGSGFYSTDYGRGGKKAVKDADGSGSGEKSEKSEKKEPAKDGAAGSGSSDKKPASAD; translated from the coding sequence ATGCCGATCTACGAGTACCGGTGCCCGAACGGGCACACCTTCGAGATCTTCCAGCGGATGAGCGATCCGCCGGCCGAGGTCTGCCAGACCTGCGGGCGCGGCCCCGTGGAGAAGATCCTGTTCCCGGTCGCTGTTCACTACAAGGGGTCGGGCTTCTACTCGACCGACTACGGGCGCGGCGGCAAGAAGGCCGTGAAGGACGCGGACGGAAGCGGCTCGGGCGAGAAGAGCGAGAAGAGCGAGAAGAAGGAGCCGGCGAAGGACGGTGCCGCGGGCTCCGGCTCGAGCGACAAGAAGCCCGCCTCGGCGGACTGA